In Mustela erminea isolate mMusErm1 chromosome 7, mMusErm1.Pri, whole genome shotgun sequence, the genomic stretch GTTTGTAGCACGTGGCCTTCCTTTCCATAGGCTACAATTCTGCGATCACAGCCTGCAGCCACGATGCTGTTGGTTGCCCAAGCCAAGGCATAGGGCGGGCATGGGTGGCTAACCGACTTCCCCTAAGACAGAAGTAAAGGGTTCCAATCGCTCTGACTCTGACAGCCTCAGCCAGAGGTTCTTCCTTTCTAGGAAAAATTTATACCCTGTATAAATCTTCCAACATTTTCCCACCCAAACACATCCTAATCTAGAGAACTTCACAAACTGTCTTTAGGTTTTATACTCTTACACACGTATgtatcacatacacacacacgtctgACATTGTCCGCAAGAGGAAACCTCAAAAGGCTTGCATGTTGAGTTCTTTAGTAAACACCTACAAGGCCCCCAAAGGGACATATCCTACATTATCTAACACTGGGTAGGTCCGCATGGAGCATACAACTCTTtcttacagaagaaataaatttaattattacatgagtaattcttttttttaaactcttttggCTTCCAATAAAGTACgaatttctctttcctgcctttaATGTCATATTTTTAGGTTGGAgtcaaaagggaagaagagattcTCTAGTTTCAGGAGGAGAGTGCTGTAGGCTAAGGCCGGATTTTTCCTAGTTTGGAGAAAGTCATCCAGGCAGAAAGGggttactttctttctttctttctttcttttttttttttttttttaattttagttatttaaggcatctctacacctaatatggtactcaaactcacaaccctgagatcaagagtcacatgatccaccaactgagccagccaggcacccctctaagagTAATTCTTAAGGAAAGTTATTCAAACAATAGAGAATTACATAAAGTAAAACATAAACATTCCTTTTATCCCCcaccctttcccttttctctctttgagaatgactttttaaaatgatttatacatataaatacacttTTTACATAGATAATAATTTTCGCTTTCCCTTACTCTCAGAATCCTATCCCCTCGATTCCTCATTGCCCACAAATATTAAGCTATGGCCTcccaaataaaaatcttctctgtGAATGCATCTAAATGTGCCCCCCGCCAACCACCTCAATCTTAATGTTCAACCTCCCCTAGGAGGGATCTTGGATTTCTTTACCCCCATCTCACAGCATCCTTTAGTCCTACCCTTGACTCTCCAGAGCCTTCATCTTCGAAGAAATACCTAACAATGGTGCCATCTGCATGACCAGAGAGAATTCCTTTCCCAGAGGAACTAAACAAGTGAGTGAattaaaaggaagaggaagaggaagaagaagaggaagagattacTCTGTCTCACCAAGAAATCCTGCTTCTGTGTCAAACATTACCCtacctgggctccctgctacCAGTCCACCCCATCTTCCATATTATAGTCTCCAATGAGACTATAGACCCCATGAACAGGTTGACACACAGAGTACTCTCTTCACCTTCATGTCAGCTGGTTTGGTGGAGAATTTATCTCTCCGCTCCCCCTGTTCATCATATAGCACCACTATTCGGTCCACTGTGCAGACCGCAAACTTGGCATTGTTCTAGGACCAAGGCATGCAGGTCATCTTTGCAGCTCCAtcctgcagaggcagagggggcaaAAATAAGCCCAGCTGTTCGTCTAGAGTGACAAAAGCATTTCTAGTTCCTTTAGCTCTACTGTGACTTTGGTCAATTATCCACATCATAGTCCTTAAAACAAAAGATGCACCCTGGTCTCCAAGGCTATAAACCTCTGGCCCAGGAGAACAAGGTGCTTTAGAAACCCATAATGCAAATACACTTCGAGGTGACTCGCAGAATCAAGTGTACCGATGGGCCCTTGCAATGGCCTTGCTCCCTCATAgctcaaatgaaataaattcattaCTCTGTCTCACCAAGAAATCCCGCTTCTGTGTCAAACATTACCCtacctgggctccctgctacCAGTCCTCTCCATCTTCATATTATAGTCTCCCAGTCCCGACATTCCCATCGCTTCTTCCTATGTCTCTAAGCTTGGGATGCTGCTCTTCCTTACTCACTTTGTTGTCAGTGATACCATGTACGAATCTGTCCCATAGATGGGAGATGATTTATTAGTTTTAGTGTTTGCTAAAGAAACctgaaaatgggaaaatggataCAAGTTTGGTTAGGTTCCTTTCAATCCCACCCAGatcctaaggaaagaaaaagaaataacaaaaaaccggtccttccattttctcccccAATATATAACTTGACCCTAAGGGAGACATTTAACTGTATTTCTCTCTCCAGAACCGTTATCCCCACCCACAGCCTCTCCtgtgtttctcttcctcctttaccTTCCCTTCTGCCAGTCCAAAAACAATGATGTGCCGCTCTGCTGGCCACTGCAGACAGGTGACAGCACTCTGCAAGGAGGAAATCATGAAAAGGATAACCCTGTCCATGTCGCCCAGCGCATTTATAACAAACTGAACCCCCGCCACATGCCACCGCCCCAGTCGCCTACAGCGGAGAAGAGGACACAGCCGGGCTCACGGAGgaaagcaaggaggaggggcagccACGCAGCACCATCCTCCATCCTCTCAGCTGGAAAGGTCAGATGGACAAGTTAAAAATGCAACTTCCGGTTACATTTACAGGTAGCTATATTGATATATGTTTGCTCATCCAAATCTCCCCGAGACAGGTCTGAACTTTACCGTCTGGATGAATTTCTTACAGATGACTTTCTTGTCACCCCTGCCAAATAAAAGGAggcaaaacacattaaaaacactTTCATAAAGAAAGTGCCACACGTgatgctgggggaagggaagaaagacctGATACGTTCCCTGCTCCCCCTAATGTTGCCTATCCTTCCATAAGAGCCTTGAAAGGAGGCATAAAATGGAGCCCGAGCAGTTTTAGAACAGGAACAAAGATGCTGTGTCACCAAGGGCTCCCATCACAGGTCCTCATGCTGACCTTAGGCTGATTCCCCCAGGGATGGGATCTCACAACACGAGGCAGGCACAGATAGGGAAGCAGCAACAGACTCGGGAAGGCCTTTGCTCTCCACGTCCCAGCCTGGACCAtcaccttctcttctcccctttccccagtgAGACATTTCTTCCCGCCTTGCCCTTCTTTTCCAGGtcacccccacctcccagtccTTATCCTCACCAATCTTCACCAATCTTGTACACATAGATGATGCTGTCGGTCTGTCCTATGGCAATTTTAGTGGAATCGGGAGAAAAAGCCATGCCCTTCACCATATAGCTCTTCCTGCCATACTaagagttaaaaaaggaaaagaaaaaaaaagtcatgagcACACAtggtagagaaaagagaagaaaaggtgtTTGTGTGACTGTATTGAGCGTGAGGGATTCATCCTGAGAACAGATGGGACAGGCCATTTCCTAGGCAGATGGCTGGGGAAGTTAGTTAGGAAGTTTTCCAGATTCCTAAGACCCCATGAACAGGTTGACACACAGAGTACTCTCTTCACCTTCAAGTTTAGCTGGTTTGGTGGAGCCTTTCTCTCTCCGCTCCCCATGTCATCGTATAGCGACACCACTCGGTCCACTGTGCAGACCGCAAACTTGGCATTGTTCTGGGACCAAGCCATGCAGGTCACCTTTGCAGCTCCAtcctgcagaggcagagggggcaaAAATAAGCCCAGCTGTTCGTCTAGAGTGACAAAAGCATTTTAGTTCCTTTAGCGCTACTGTGACTTTGCTCAATTCTCCACATCATAGTCCTTAAAACAAAAGATGCATCCTGGTCTCCAAGGCTATAATACTCTGGCCCAGGAGAACAAGGTGCTTTAGAAACCCATAATGCAAATACACTTGGAGGTGACATGCAGAATCAAGTGTACCGATGGGCCCTTGCAATGGCCTTGCTCCCTCATAGCTcaactgaaataaaatcaattggtctgataagtttttttttttttaataggttctGGTCTTCGACCATTCattcaatatatacatttttttcattcaatattattttttaaaggttttatttatttatttgacagagagacagcgagaaagggaacacaagcaggggaagcgggagacggagaagcaggctttccagtgagcagggagcccaatgtggcactcaatcccatgaccctggatcatgacctagctgaagacACTTCATGagttagccacccaggcactcctcatgCAATATTTTTTGAATACCACACTGAGAAAGGAATGTAGTCAGGGGCTGAGAGGACGACAAAGAGCAAAATACGGTCCCTGTCCCCAGGCTAATAACATGTGCAAACAGGAAAAATCCCATTAGAGAGGCCTGTACAAAGCACGATGATAGTTTGGAGAAGCCTGAAATCTGAAATCGTTTTATGTTTAAATGACCAACTTTAAGGTTTGAAGAATTGGATGTAGTTAAATGGGGGAAGTTATCTGAAGTAGAAGGAATGATAGGAGCAAAGGCAAATCTCATTAAGAGACAGTAATTTAATATAGCTGAAACTATCATGCAAATAGAACAGAAGAAGTAAGGCAGGAAAAACAGGGAGGCCAGtacaaaaatactttgaaatttggCCAGGGTTTTAGGCTTATTTGGTAGCAAAAAGATAGTGAAAGTTCTGGAATGGGGAGTAAAACAATCAGAGTTGAGATTTAAGATGAAATTGCcaccaccttattttttttaatccccccccccaaactacGCACTGCTCAGAAGTCCAATTTTGAAGTGATCATCTCCCAGTCGATTATTCTCTTCCACATCTGTCCACCACCTGGTCCTCAATGGTTCTTCACTAGGGACTTCCCtccttgaaataaaacatttagccTCTGCTCCAGTTGTGTGATTAATTACTTGGGCTCCAGAGCTCTGGTTTGAAACTTTGTTACTTGTCACTCCTAACCCAGGTACCTCCAAAGTCCCAGGTTTAAaaggcctttttttccccatcccctccatCAAAGTCCTCAGAGTCAGAAAACAGCTTCACCACCACCTTTACCCCCCCATCCACCGCTTGATTAAATTAGGTTTGAAGGGCTGAGGGTTCCTCGTTTTCCTTGCTCATCATCTTCCTGCATCATTTTGCCAATCCTGGGCCTTTGCCCTACCCTGCATCATGACATCTTATTTTGAAAGACTGAAGGGGATTTTCACTTCCAATTATTCCATTAGggtaaaggaatttttaaattacaatttcgGGGGCAGTTTCCTGAGCAATGAGcacttctctcttttgttctaaTTTCCCTCTATTCTCCTAATACCACATTCGCTGTGAAGCCTTCCTCATTCCTCACAGCACTGCCTGAGGATTCAATGGGGACCGGGAGTAGAATAATAACTAACCTTTAACAAGATCTTTCCATAGACTAGGCAGTTTGATAGATGCTCAATATGCATTGTCCTTTAATTCATAACGCTTAGACAGAGATGATTATGCATATTTTACAGTTGGGGAACCTGAggttcagaaaagttaagtaattgGCTCAAATTTACATACACAGTTCGTAAGGGCTGGAACCAAGATTTATATCCCCATATGTCTGACTCCACAAACCACAATCCTAACTCTTTAAATTATGCCGTCTGGCTGCATAGCAAACATTCACTAATGGCAGATACTATCATAAGCTTTGTCTGAGTCTATCCTTTGAATTTTGGATGTTCTCTCTCGTCTATCAGATTCTACAGGGCTTTTTAGTTCGCGAAGGCTTTTGCGAACTCTTCCCCCAAACCCACTCAGGTTGCTATTATTGTTActcccattttccaaatgaagcCGCTGGGTGGGCGCTCAGAGACTGTGTGCCGAGGGCTTCAGGTCAGCGGGATTGGACCATTTACTGAAAGTGCAGCTGGCACTAGGACTTGAGTGCTGGTCTCCTGGCTCCAAAACCCAGCCTCTCGTCAGCATGGTTCCTCTCCCGGTGCCCAGCCTTTTCCGAATCTGAGATCTTCACCATCAGAACGAACGTGGGAGGTTTTCCGCACTCCGTCTTGGGGGCTTTTACCTAAAGCGCTCGTTTATCCGGGCGCAGACTTAGGCTCGCTGTTTCCATGTGCGCCCAGCACGGGGCCTCGTACACAACTGATGTCAAACGAAACGGAACGAAAGCTACCGCGGTTAGCGGTCCGTCCCGCTACTGCACACCACCGACCGAGCAGAGATTCCGCATACAGTAGGCGCTCACCATCGTGAGATTTCAGTTCCCCCACTTCTCTGGGAACGTTAAGGCTTgcgggggagggaagaggcacGCAACTCCTCACCTGAGGGCTCAGCAGGGTCCTCAGGTGCTTCAACTGCCAGAGGAACACCTGTCTCTCTGATGCCACCAGTCAGCGACAACTCCCTTGGTTACCTGGACAACCCGTAACGCTGCCGCAGCGACTGCAGCTGACGCGCTGTCGCTGACGCTCACGCTGACGCGGGTACAGCGAGACACACTTCGCAAAGTTACCACAGAGCTTCGCTGTGAAGCCGAGAGAACGTGCGCAGGCGCAGTGAGGTCTAGGGCGGGACCGAGAGGACTCGAATCCTCTCTTCAACCAATCCTGTCGTCGCTTGCAAACTCAAGCTCAAGCCACGCCCACGAGCCCTCCTCAACCTCGAGGTCCTATGGCATCGCGGTCTTCCTCCCGCCTGGATTGTGAGTGAAGTGTGGCTGAACACTTCTTTTAATCCTTACAACCCTGGTGGAAGGCAGGGCGATTGCTTTCATACGTTTTGCAGCAGCCCGGATTGAACCCAGATAGTCTCTATGATGTGCACGGGGTATCACAAGGCTAATAATGATAGCTAACCGAATACTCAGGATGCGTCTGCCAGCTACCGTGCAAAAGGTTGTagatgcattatctcatttaatctcaaaGACAGCTTTTGAAGGGGATGGCATTATAGTTCCATTTCACATGCCAGGAGACTCGGGATTAGAGGGGTCCCTTAACAAATGAACAGTAAAGGATGCAACTGGGATTCAACCCTGAGCTGATGCATTGAAACAGCCTTTATATTCTGAACTCGTAGCTCCCTATATCTATGCCATGCTTCTATACCCCGTGCCACTTTCATCCCAAGAGATGAGGTGTCCAGAGTCTGCGATGTGAGTGTTTCCGCGCCAGTGGCCAGTGAGAGGTACTACTGCAAAACTGGGTAGCAGTGGATCAAAGACTGCTGCCCAGATCGGGATGCTTTTGTGGTTCAAGGCGGAGGGCAAATGAGAACGGGGCTTATCTGATAGGAGGAAGTTAAGTCTTGTGATACGTGGGATTGGAGCTTGGTGAGGTAAAAAGGATAATGACCTCTTGATCTGTTTGGATTGGGGTCCCTTTCAGAATTACTGGTCTAAATTCTTGACACATGCCAGAGAGACTGAGATGCAGAAAAGCAGCGTTCATACACCTGCTCtggaaagatcagtggtttcctcTGGAAAAACAGTGGTTTTTCTCTCACTGgcaccatccctcccaccctcctttggaatttaggaaacagTAGAGGAAAGCCTCTATTTTCACAGGAAGGAAGTAGCCCCAGAGCCCAAAATATAAGTCTTTTGACAGGGGAGTTCCAACCCTTCAGTTTTATTTCCAACATCCTCCTCTGGATATAGTGGCAGAGAGTGAATATAAAGTCATTTACACTTTACAGTTATTACTGACTTTGACCGAATCAGCGagaaagag encodes the following:
- the LOC116596071 gene encoding intraflagellar transport protein 172 homolog, which produces MHIEHLSNCLVYGKILLKDGAAKVTCMAWSQNNAKFAVCTVDRVVSLYDDMGSGERKAPPNQLNLKYGRKSYMVKGMAFSPDSTKIAIGQTDSIIYVYKIGEDWGDKKVICKKFIQTSAVTCLQWPAERHIIVFGLAEGKDGAAKMTCMPWS